Proteins encoded by one window of Aptenodytes patagonicus chromosome 9, bAptPat1.pri.cur, whole genome shotgun sequence:
- the SASH3 gene encoding SAM and SH3 domain-containing protein 3 isoform X2 — translation MLRRKPSNASEKEPGHRKLSLQRSSSFKDFAKSKVSSPVLSEKEFSLEENIPEDESSSTGPDDAARSSGMKLGKKWRAVISRTMNRKMGRLAVKALAEGKQGDAEEDGSLCPLSPASSTEEPSHEKVPLSYLEMEEDGHPSISRQLSSGSEVSSPSPGGSNRDSLRLEESGPAYTGPFCGRARVHTDFTPSPYDKDSLKLRKGDVIGIIEKLPMGTWTGLLNNRVGSFKFIYVDVIPEEMAPARKSRGSSKSKRLKPKTLHELLERINLQEHTSTLLLNGYQTLEDFKELRETHLNELNITDPQHRAKLLTAAELLLDYDTSEPEEGDSSEAQPSPSEPKGDIPRDSGCFEGSETLDGSRDEAELGGPEGQLRALSLAESS, via the exons ATGCTGCGCCGCAAGCCCTCCAACGCCAGCGAGAAGGAGCCGGGACACAGGAAG CTCTCCCTCCAGCGCTCCAGCAGCTTCAAGGACTTCGCCAAGTCCAAAGTCAGCTCCCCCGTGCTGAGTGAGAAGgagttcagcctggaggagaac ATCCCCGAGGATGAGTCCAGCAGCACCGGCCCCGATGATGCTGCACGGAGCAGCGGGATGAAGCTGGGCAAGAAGTGGCGGGCTGTCATCTCCCGCACCATGAACCGCAAGATGGGCAGGTTGGCCGTGAAAGCCCTGGCCGAGGGGAAG CAGGGAGACGCGGAGGAGGATGGGTCCTTGTGccccctgtccccagccagcagcacggAAGAGCCGAGCCACGAAAAGGTACCCCTGTCTTACCTGGAGATGGAGGAAGACGGGCACCCATCCATCAGCCGCCAGCTGTCCAGCG GCAGCGAAGtttccagccccagccctgggggcagcaACCGGGACAGCCTGCGGCTGGAGGAGAGCGGTCCAGCCTACACCGGCCCCTTCTGCGGCCGGGCCCGCGTCCACACCGACTTCACACCCAGCCCTTACGACAAGGACTCGCTGAAGCTGCGG AAAGGGGACGTCATCGGCATCATCGAGAAGCTGCCCATGGGCACCTGGACCGGGCTGCTCAATAACAGGGTGGGCTCCTTCAAGTTCATCTACGTGGACGTCATCCCCGAGGAGATGGCCCCTGCCCGCAAGAGCCGGGGCTCCAGCAAGAGCAAGCGGCTCAAGCCCAAGACCCTCCATGAGCTGCTGGAGCGCATCAACCTGCAG GAGCACACCTCCACCCTGCTGCTGAACGGCTACCAGACCCTGGAGGACTTCAAGGAGCTGCGGGAGACCCACCTCAACGAGCTGAACATCACGGACCCCCAGCACCGCGCCAAGCTGCTCACGGCTGCCGAGCTCCTCCTGGATTATGACA CGAGCGAGCCGGAGGAAGGCGACAGCTCCGAAGCCCAGCCTTCACCCTCGGAGCCCAAGGGGGACATTCCCCGGGACTCGGGCTGCTTCGAGGGATCAGAGACCCTAGATGGCAGCCGGGATGAGGCCGAGCTGGGGGGTCCCGAGGGGCAGCTGCGGGCTCTCTCCCTGGCAGAGTCCTCCTGA
- the SASH3 gene encoding SAM and SH3 domain-containing protein 3 isoform X1, translating to MLRRKPSNASEKEPGHRKLSLQRSSSFKDFAKSKVSSPVLSEKEFSLEENIPEDESSSTGPDDAARSSGMKLGKKWRAVISRTMNRKMGRLAVKALAEGKQGDAEEDGSLCPLSPASSTEEPSHEKVPLSYLEMEEDGHPSISRQLSSGSEVSSPSPGGSNRDSLRLEESGPAYTGPFCGRARVHTDFTPSPYDKDSLKLRKGDVIGIIEKLPMGTWTGLLNNRVGSFKFIYVDVIPEEMAPARKSRGSSKSKRLKPKTLHELLERINLQEHTSTLLLNGYQTLEDFKELRETHLNELNITDPQHRAKLLTAAELLLDYDTASEPEEGDSSEAQPSPSEPKGDIPRDSGCFEGSETLDGSRDEAELGGPEGQLRALSLAESS from the exons ATGCTGCGCCGCAAGCCCTCCAACGCCAGCGAGAAGGAGCCGGGACACAGGAAG CTCTCCCTCCAGCGCTCCAGCAGCTTCAAGGACTTCGCCAAGTCCAAAGTCAGCTCCCCCGTGCTGAGTGAGAAGgagttcagcctggaggagaac ATCCCCGAGGATGAGTCCAGCAGCACCGGCCCCGATGATGCTGCACGGAGCAGCGGGATGAAGCTGGGCAAGAAGTGGCGGGCTGTCATCTCCCGCACCATGAACCGCAAGATGGGCAGGTTGGCCGTGAAAGCCCTGGCCGAGGGGAAG CAGGGAGACGCGGAGGAGGATGGGTCCTTGTGccccctgtccccagccagcagcacggAAGAGCCGAGCCACGAAAAGGTACCCCTGTCTTACCTGGAGATGGAGGAAGACGGGCACCCATCCATCAGCCGCCAGCTGTCCAGCG GCAGCGAAGtttccagccccagccctgggggcagcaACCGGGACAGCCTGCGGCTGGAGGAGAGCGGTCCAGCCTACACCGGCCCCTTCTGCGGCCGGGCCCGCGTCCACACCGACTTCACACCCAGCCCTTACGACAAGGACTCGCTGAAGCTGCGG AAAGGGGACGTCATCGGCATCATCGAGAAGCTGCCCATGGGCACCTGGACCGGGCTGCTCAATAACAGGGTGGGCTCCTTCAAGTTCATCTACGTGGACGTCATCCCCGAGGAGATGGCCCCTGCCCGCAAGAGCCGGGGCTCCAGCAAGAGCAAGCGGCTCAAGCCCAAGACCCTCCATGAGCTGCTGGAGCGCATCAACCTGCAG GAGCACACCTCCACCCTGCTGCTGAACGGCTACCAGACCCTGGAGGACTTCAAGGAGCTGCGGGAGACCCACCTCAACGAGCTGAACATCACGGACCCCCAGCACCGCGCCAAGCTGCTCACGGCTGCCGAGCTCCTCCTGGATTATGACA CAGCGAGCGAGCCGGAGGAAGGCGACAGCTCCGAAGCCCAGCCTTCACCCTCGGAGCCCAAGGGGGACATTCCCCGGGACTCGGGCTGCTTCGAGGGATCAGAGACCCTAGATGGCAGCCGGGATGAGGCCGAGCTGGGGGGTCCCGAGGGGCAGCTGCGGGCTCTCTCCCTGGCAGAGTCCTCCTGA
- the XPNPEP2 gene encoding xaa-Pro aminopeptidase 2, with amino-acid sequence MHALQWIAAWALLLHGCAAGRPPQAASARSDVRDCSVDPPYLPPTATNTTARLAALRGTMRAHGIHAYIVPSTDAHMSEYIAERDSRLGWLTGFTGSAGTGVVTQDKAALWTDSRYWTQAERQLDCNWELQRTTWIESIGLWILEAVPVGGNISLDPFLFSIDTWNSYSRALHGSGRTLLPIETNLVDQVWGDQRPPPASSEIYSLPPAFTGSSWQEKVAGIRQQMEQHVRRPTAVLLSGLEETAWLFNLRGDDIPYNPVFYAYTLLTNTTISLFVNETRLAAAARQSLQAGCPGPLCVELREYGQARTHLRHYAQGNVTIWLGTEYTTYGLYSVIPQEKLLEDSYSPVMLAKAVKNTKEQKLLRAAHVRDAVAVIQYLLWLEKMVPQGQVDEFSGAQHIDTLRQAQEHSRGPSFQSISASGLNAALAHYSPSNGSSRKLSVNEMYLSDTGGQYLDGTTDITRTVHWGVPTPLQKEAYTRVLMGNIDLSRLVFPPNTAGRVVESFARRALWDVGLNYGHGTGHGIGNFLSVHEWPVGFQSNNVPLMAGMFTSIEPGYYRDGEFGIRIEDVALVVEAQTEHQTGEKPFLTFEVVSLVPYDRNLIDLRLLSPEQIRYLNAYYETIRARVGPELQRQQLEEAYRWLQRSTEPFPLGSTATSATATLGTLALASLLSALLTGLQA; translated from the exons ATGCATGCCCTGCAGTGGATCGCAGCCTGGGCGCTCCTGCTCCACG gctGTGCCGCAGGCCGGCCACCgcaggctgcctctgccaggAGCGACGTCCGGGACTGCTCCGTGGACCCACCG TACCTGCCCCCTACGGCCACCAACACAACGGCGCGGCTCGCCGCTCTGCGGGGCACCATGCGAGCCCACGGCATCCATGCCTACATCGTGCCCTCCACGGATGCCCACATG AGCGAGTACATCGCCGAGCGGGATTCCCGGCTGGGCTGGCTGACCGGCTTCACCGGCTCTGCAG GCACCGGCGTGGTGACGCAGGACAAGGCTGCCCTGTGGACCGACAGCCGCTACTGGACCCAGGCAGAGCGGCAGCTGGACTGCAACTGGGAGCTGCAGAGGACAA CCTGGATCGAGTCCATCGGGCTGTGGATCCTGGAGGCGGTTCCTGTGGGGGGGAACATCAGCTTGGAccccttcctcttctccatcG ACACCTGGAACAGCTACAGCCGGGCTCTGCACGGCTCTGGCAGGACTCTGCTCCCCATCGAGACCAACCTTGTGGATCAAGTGTGGGGTGACCAGAGACCCCCTCCAGCCTCCAGCGAGATCTACAGCCTCCCACCAGCATTCACGG gaagcagctggcaggagaaggTGGCTGGGATCCGGCAGCAGATGGAGCAGCACGTTCGACGCCCCACAGCCGTGCTGCTGTCAGGGCTGGAGGAGACGGCCT GGCTCTTCAATCTCCGCGGAGACGACATCCCCTACAACCCTGTCTTCTACGCCTACACCCTGCTGACCAACACTACCATAAG CCTGTTCGTGAACGAGacgcggctggcggcggcggcgcggcagtCCCTGCAGGCAGGGTGCCCGGGGCCGCTGTGCGTGGAGCTGCGGGAGTACGGGCAGGCACGCACCCACCTCCGCCACTACGCCCAGGGCAACGTCACCATCTGGCTGGGCACCGAGTACACTACCTACGGCCTCTACAGCGTCATCCCCCAG GAGAAGCTGCTGGAGGACAGCTACTCCCCTGTCATGCTGGCCAAGGCTGTGAAAAACACGaaggagcagaagctgctgcGAGCTGCTCAC GTTCGGGATGCAGTGGCTGTCATCCAGTACCTGCTGTGGCTGGAGAAGATGGTCCCACAGGGGCAGGTGGATGAGTTTTCGGGGGCACAGCACATCGACACACTCCGCCA GGCCCAGGAGCACAGCCGTGGGCCCAGCTTCCAGTCCATCTCCGCCAGCGGGCTCAACGCGGCGCTGGCCCACTACAG CCCCTCCAACGGGAGCAGCCGGAAGCTGTCTGTGAACGAGATGTACCTTTCGGACACCGGAGGGCAATATCT GGACGGGACGACAGACATCACGAGGACGGTGCACTGGGGTGTGCCAACCCCACTCCAGAAG GAAGCCTACACCCGTGTGCTGATGGGCAACATCGACCTGTCCCGCCTCGTCTTCCCACCCAACACAGCAG GGAGAGTGGTGGAGTCCTTCGCCCGCCGGGCACTCTGGGATGTGGGACTCAACTACGGCCACGGGACCGGCCATGGCATCGGCAACTTCCTCTCGGTCCACGAGT GGCCCGTGGGCTTCCAGTCCAACAACGTGCCACTGATGGCCGGCATGTTCACCTCCATCG AGCCAGGGTACTACCGGGATGGCGAATTTGGGATCCGCATCGAGGACGTCGCCCTCGTGGTGGAGGCGCAGACTGAG CACCAGACTGGGGAGAAGCCCTTCCTGACCTTTGAGGTGGTGTCCCTGGTGCCTTACGACCGCAACCTCATTGACCTCAGACTCCTGTCACCGGAGCAG ATCCGGTACCTGAACGCCTATTACGAGACCATCCGGGCGCGTGTGGGGCCAGAgctgcagcggcagcagctggaggaggcgTACCGCTGGCTGCAGAGGAGCACCGAGCCCTTCCCGCTGGGCAGCACCGCCACCTCTGCCACCGCCACCCTGGGCACGCTGGCCCTCGCCTCCCTCCTCTCCGCGCTGCTCACTGGGCTGCAGGCCTGA
- the APLN gene encoding apelin, giving the protein MAAPRWLLALLLLLWLALAAAGPLGQAPDGKDAEDGLIRTLVRPRGARRGAGNRPGGWRRYRRPRPRLSHKGPMPF; this is encoded by the exons aTGGCTGCGCCGCGCTGGCTcctggcgctgctgctgctgctctggctcGCCCTGGCCGCCGCGG GGCCGCTGGGCCAGGCGCCAGATGGGAAGGATGCGGAGGACGGCCTCATCCGAACCCTGGTGCGGCCACGGGGTGCGCGGCGCGGGGCTGGGAACCGGCCGGGCGGCTGGCGGAGGtaccggcggccccggccccggctctcCCACAAGGGCCCCATGCCCTTCTGA